The Candidatus Nitrospira nitrosa genomic sequence ACCGCCAGGATCCATGATCCTCGAACACACGAAATACGTGGTCGAAAAACTCGTCGAACCGCTCAAACATTCCGACACGATAAAAGACGTTGTGGACGATATCGAACCACCATAATCGTTCGCTCTGCTTGAGCCGTACCGGATCCGCCGTGGCAAACACCGGTGGCGGCGCCTCGCGGAACGCTCGGCTAAATGCTTGCTTGATCGCTGATAACGAGTCCGGTTTCTGTAAAAATCCGAACTCGATCGCATGCCGAAGATAGATCTCACCGACCGACCCGTGCACATGAAACAGGGTATCGGCGGCATCAAAAAATACGACACGTATCGAGGAACTCATCGCGTGACTCCTATACATCCAAGTAGTAAACAACGTCGAATTCCGAACGACCTCGTCAACTCACCCATCTCTGTATTGCTGGTTTTCTTGACAAAGCATACCCCCCTTGTTAGCTTCGAAGAAACCCCAAAAAGATGGAGTGCGTTCCATGGCATCGCCGATTTTTGTCGTAGATAGCAGCCCCGCCGTCCGACGACTGGTCGAACAGATCTCCACTCCGGAAGGGTTCGAGGTTCAAGGGTTTCAAGATGGCCCAGCCGCACTTGAAGCCGCTCGACGAAGCGCCCCGTCTCTGATCATCGCCGACTACCAGCTCGACAACATGACCTTTTCAGGGTTTTGTAAGGAGATCGGCAAATTGGACACCCTCGCCGAAACCGCTCTCATCTCCTTGGTCAATCCGGCTGATCACCCGGACGAGAACCATCTCCGCACATTGGGTGTCAAGGCATTCCTGAAGAAGCCCTTCCACACGGAAGAATTACTGACTGTACTGAGATCTCTTCAACAGCACCAGACGAGCACTGCAACCAGCACAGGCCTGAAACGGCGTGTCTGGCCGCCGAGCTCAACTGGGGCCGATTCCGAGGATGACGAAACTGACCAGGTGTCCGTTCTCACCGGTTTGGAGGAGCCTATGAACCAGCCTCTCAGCACCCCCGCTACCGCACCGACTCCACTGATCACCCCCTCGGCTTCCGACGATGTCGTGAGGAGCCTCGCTGACCAACTCATACAGGCCAT encodes the following:
- a CDS encoding response regulator yields the protein MASPIFVVDSSPAVRRLVEQISTPEGFEVQGFQDGPAALEAARRSAPSLIIADYQLDNMTFSGFCKEIGKLDTLAETALISLVNPADHPDENHLRTLGVKAFLKKPFHTEELLTVLRSLQQHQTSTATSTGLKRRVWPPSSTGADSEDDETDQVSVLTGLEEPMNQPLSTPATAPTPLITPSASDDVVRSLADQLIQAMTTRSERSLAVSLPKILNEQWGAQVRPLVQQELQVQLGSILSQEYLTTIIQPLVAEALPAVIRKELATSEPIIRQAVTDLFKPPLAEPLAQLVREQMQSVVHQDLPAVVREQVGTINQQVTDAVHLEVVKQTPLVVETAVKASVGLAVEQAVQRIVPDVAEQQIKAEIKRLIETEETSRSAKL